The region GCGCCGCGCGGGCCTGCTCGATCGCCTCGGTCGCCTGCTCGTACGCGCGTTCCACGCCGCTGCTCGCCGCGTTCATGAAGTTCAGGTGCTCCTGCTGCCGCGCCCAGGACGTCCGCACGCCCACGCCCGTCTCGGCCAGCACGCGGTTCAGGGTCGTGCGGGCCAGCTCGAAGTTCACGCGGTACTGCTCCACGTTCAGCCGCAGCAGCCGCGAGCGTGACGTCAGCGCCGCCCGCGCCGCCTCGTCCCGCACGAGCTGCAGTTCCCCGCTCAGGTCGCCCAGCAGTTCCCCGAAGTGCGCGGGCGTCAGCACCGGCATGAACGCCTCGGCCGCCAGCGGATCGGGGACGGGCAGGGCCGCCTCGTAGCGCGCCGGGTCGAACGGCTCTTCGGCGGGGGGAATGACAGGCGCCACTTCCGCCTCGACGGGCGGCTCCTCGGGGAAGGGCGGCACGATCACCTGCTGCGTGTCCCCGCGCCGCTCCCGCGCGCCGTCCTCGAATTCGAGGTTCACGGTGCTCAGGTCCGGCCCGCTGAGGGTCACGCGCGACAGGGGGCGCACCTCGGTGTCCACCGGGCTGTCCGGCGTACGCTCGCTCATCGCCGGGCCGCCTTCACCTGCGCCGCGAAGGTCGGGTACACGTTCGACAGGTCGTACGCGCCCGCCAGCAGCACCCGCTTGTCGGCGGAACTGCCGCCCAGCGCCTTCACGAACGAGTCCCGGACGGACACGCCGCCCGCGCCCGCCTCGGGGCTCAGGCCCGCGACGAACAGCAGCCGGGTGTCCTTCGCGCCCAGGAAGCCCTTCACCGCCGCGCCCAGCGACGCGCGTTTCGGGTCGTCCAGCAGCGCGCCGTCCGTGAACAGCACCGTCACGTCCCCCACGCCCTTCGACTGAGCGGCCCGCTTCACGGCCTGCTGCACACCCGCCGTGATCGCGCTGCCCCGCCCGGTGCAGGGCTTCGTGAGGGCCGCCGTGTAGCGCAGGATGTCCGCCTTCGGGAGGCGCGCGCCGTTCTTCGACTGGAACCTGAAGTCCGCGACAGTCTGCACGCCGTCGCAGATGCGCAGCAGCGTGACGGTGTCCCCGGAGCGCAGCTGGTTCAGCAGGACGCTCTGCGAGAGCAGCCGCGCCTGATCCGCGTACCTGAACGCCGGGTTCTTGCTGCTGCCGGTCATGTCCACCGCGACCGTCAGGTGCAGCGGCGGCGTGGACAGCCCCAGCAGGGTCGAGGCGCTCATCGGCGCGGGCAGCAGCGTGGACAGGAGTGCGGGAACGATCATTGGGAAGGGCATGGTCACCTCGGAAGTCTGGAAGGGGGGAAGAGGGGGTCAGGGCGCGGGCGGCGAAGGGTTGCGGGGGTTCAGGCCCGGCAGCGGCACCGCCACCCCACCCACGGTCGTGATGCCCGGCGGCACCGGGACGCTCGTGCGGTCGTGCGGCAGGTCGCGCAGCAGCCCGACCTCACGGCAGGCCGCCTGATCGCGGTAGAGGTTCACGGGCACACTCTGCCGCCCGTCCGGGTCGCCGATCCACACGGCCATCGCGTACTGCGGCGTCACGGCGGCGCACCACGTGTCGTTCACGTCGTCGGTCGTGCCGGACTTCGCGCCCAGCGGCATGGCCCGGCCGGACAGGCGCTGCCACGCGGTGGGCCGCAGGAACTTCACGTGCCCCGCGTTCGACGACACCGCGCCGGTCAGCAGGTCGAACGTCTCGTAGGCGACCACCTCGTCCCACAGCGGCGCGCAGTCCGGGCGCGGCAGGGACAGGGGCCGCCCGGCGCGGTCATACACCTCGGCCAGCAGGTGCGGCTCGCAGCGCGTCCCACCATTCGCGAACGACGCGTACGCGGCGGCGACGTCCAGCGGCGCGGCGCGGTACGTGCCCAGCGACACGCTCGACGTGTTCCCCGCGTCCGCCCGGTACCCCAGCGCGTCCAGCGTGCGCCGCAGCGCCTTCTCGCGGGGCGTGCCCACCTGCACCGCGACGGTGTTCAGGCTGCGGGCGTTCGCCTCGCGCACCGTCACCGCGCGGTTCAGGAACCCGCCCGAGTTGTTCAGGATCGCCTGACCCGCGTACCCCGTCGCCTCGTCCCGGAAGGCACTCAGCTGCGTCACGCCGTCCCCGAACGCCAGCGCGTACAGCAGAGGCTTCACGGTACTCGCCACCGGCCGCAGTGCCGACGCCGCCCACTGCCGCCCCGGATCGCTGCTCAGGCTGCCGCCCGTGCTGCTCGCCAGCGCCACGATCCCCCCGCCCCGCACATCCACGACCGCCGCACCCTCGGCGACACCCGCGGCGCGGGGGCCGGTCGCGCCCTCACCCTGCACCCGCTGCGTCAGGGCCGCCTGCGCCTGTGCGTCGATGGTCAGCACCACTCGCCCCACCCGCTTCGGGTCCACGCCCGCCCGCCGCAGCTCGCGCCGCACGAGCTCCTGCATGGCCCACACCGGCTCCGGCTCCTGCGCGTAATCCGGGTTGCGGGCCGCCGACACCACCCGCAGGTCCGCACCCGCCCCCGCGTACTCCACCCGCCACAACCTCGGCTGCACCGGCGTCGCCACTGCCTGCGCGTACGCCCCGTCCGACACCAGCCCGTGCGACCGCAGGATGTTCAGCGTCACCAGCTGCTGCGAGCGCATCCAGCGGAAACGCGCCGTGGCCGTCTCCGGCGGCGTGTCCTCCTGCACCAGATACCGCCCCGGCGCGGGCAGCAACCCCACCAGGAACGCACTCTGCGCCAGCGACAGATCCGCCGGTTCCACCCCGAACACCGCCCGCGACGCGTCGTACACGCCCTTGCGCTGCCCGATCCCGATCCACGGGAGGCTGTTCACGCTCATGGCCAGCACCTCCCGCCGCCCGTACCGCCACGTCACCAGCGGCGCCAGCACGAACTCCGTCGCCTTGCGCGCCACTGTCAGCAGCGGGCCGCGCCGGTCCGTGTCGTAATCGAAATGCCCGGCCAGCACGCTGTTCTTCAGCAGCTGCATCGTGATCGTGCTGCCGCCCGCACCACTGAGCACCGAGCGCGGCAGGCGCCCCAGATCCACGCCCGAATGCGAGAAGAAGCGCACGTCCTCCTTCGCCACGTACGCCAGCAGGAACGCCTCACTGACACCCGTCAGCGGCACGCTCAGCGACTCCCGGCACGGCACCGCGTTCACCGCGTTCCCCTCACGGCAGTGATCGATCACGCCCAGTGGCGCGCCCCGCCGGTCCTGCACCTCGATGGGCAGCAGTTCCGACCGCAGGTTCCACACCCGACCCAGCGCCCCGGTACTCAACGCGCCCGCCACGCCCAGCCCCAGCAGGCCCAGCGTCAGCAGGCCCACGCCCGCCGCCGCCGCCCGCAGCGCCCGCCGCAACGTCCACGGTTCGGGCCGCCGCACGAACGGCGAACGCGGCCAGCGGTTCCACCAGCCCAGCACCGTCTTTCTGAACTGCCGCGTCACTCAGCGCACCACGTCCAGCACGCCCGCCGCCGCCGACCGGAACTGCCAGTCCCGCGCCACGGCGTTCCACAGGCCCGACAGGCCCACCACCAGCACCAGCAGGGCGCCCAGCCCCGCCAGGGCCGTCACCGCGCCCGCCCACGACGAACGCGGCCCACGCGGACGCTGTGGACGACTTGCCTTCTCCTTCGGCACGCGCGGCGCACGCGGAGCGGACGGCAGACCCGACGAGTACGGCCGGGGCTTCCGCACGAAACTCACGCGCCCTCCGGCGGAACAGACGGAAACCGCAACATGACAGCAGGATAGGCGACACCCATGAGGCCCGCATCACACCAAAGGACGATCAAACGAGCGTGAAATCTGGGCAGATGGGACGTGGAGGCGTACCCGAGGGACGATGAGGGACGTGGACATGCGAGGATGCCGGGCGTGACGCTCCGTCCTGTGCATGCCCTCGCGCTCGGCCTGCTGACCTTCGTCCTCCTGATCTCCGTGTTCTGGTTCGAGGATGCGGCTGCATGCGCCGTTGTGATCCGGAGGTTTGAGGTTCGGGCCGGTCTGTGTCTCGCCCTGGCGGTGGGGGCCGTCAGCATGGCCGCCATCCGCCGTCCTGAACGGCAGTTCTGGCTGACGCTGGGCGGTGCGCTAGGGCTGTCCGGAGTGGGGTTGAAGCTCCTCACGCCGTTTTTCTGCTGAGGAGAGGATCACGTCCTACGGTTCCGAACCGCGTCCCGCTTCTCGTGCTCCGCATCCCTTCCCGGCCTACACTCGGCGCATGACCACTGTTGCCGTGCCGTCGCAGGCTGACCTGCGTGCCCAGTTTCCGCAACTCCAGTCGGGTCGCGCGTACCTCGACAATGCCGCCGGGGGCCTGATTCCCAACCGCGCGATTCAGGCGGTGACGGAGCACCTGACTCGCTACGGCGCGACGAATGCCATGCCGGGGCACCGGCCCGGGGCGGAGATCCTGGCCCTGAAGGTCCGGGCGCGTGAGGCGACGGCGCTGTTCATGAACGCGCAGCCGGAGGACGTGGCCCTGGCCCAGAGCGCCACCGCGCTGACCTTCCGGCTCGCGGCGGCGTTCGCCCGTCTGTGGGGTGAGGGCGACGAGGTGATCCTGAGCGGGCTGGAGCACGAGAGCAACGCCAGCCCCTGGCGGGAACTGGAGCGGCAGGGCGTGACCGTGCGGGTGTGGCACGCCCGCCAGCCGGACATGACGCTGCACCCGGACGATCTGGCGGCGCTGCTGTCCCCCAGGACGCGGCTGGTGGCGGTCACGGCGGCCAGCAATGCGCTGGGCGTCACGTCGGACATTCCGGCGATCACGGCGCAGGTGCGCGCGGCGGGCGCGTGGAGCATCGTGGACGCCGTGCACGCCGCGCCGCACGCCTTCCCGGACGTGCAGGGCTGGGGTGCGGATTTCGTGACGTTCAGCCCGTACAAGGTCTGGGCGCCGCACCTGGGCGCCATGTGGCTGCGCCCCGAGCTGCGCGCCACGCTGCCCTGGCCGAAGCTGGAGTTCGTGCCGCAGGGCGACATCACCGGGATCGAGCATGGCACGCCGCAGTTCGAGCTGCTGGCCGGGTGGCTGGGCACCCTGGACTACCTGCGGGACCTGGGCGGGCACCCCGAGCTGACTCGCGCGGCGCTGGAGGCCGCCTCTGGGCGCATTCACGAGCTGGAGGCGCCGGTCATGGCCCGGCTGGTGGGGGGCCTGCTCGCGCATGACCTCGTGACCGTGTACGGCCCGCAGGGCACGCAGGGTCGCGTGGGCACCGTCGCGTTCCGCGTGGCCGGGGAGACCCCCGAGCAGACCGCGCTGCGCCTGACCGCCGCCGGGGTGGACGTGGCCGCCGGGCACTTCTACGCCGCGCAGCCCCTCAAGGACCTGGGCCTGTACCCGCAGGGCGTCGTGCGGGCCAGCATCGCGCACTACACGACGCTGGACGATATCGAACGGCTGCTCGCTGCGCTCGGTTGATGGTTGAAAGTTGATGGTCGATGGAGTTTTCCCTCTCTCAACCATCACCTGTCGACTGTCAACTCAACACGCTGTTCAGTGCGTTCCGGAAGTCCCGCGCGGCGTCCACGCTGGCGCGGATGTCCAGGTCGCTGGCGTACTGCACGCCCCGGCTGGCACTGGCGAGCGCGCCGGTCCCGCCGGGGTCGAAGGCGGGCGCGAGTTGCGCGGCGGTCGCGCCCTGCGCGCCCAGACCGGGCAGGAGCAGCAGCGCGCGGGGCATGCGGGCGCGGAACGCGGCCAGGTCGCCGGGGTGCGTGGCACCCACGACCGCGCCGACGCTGGCGTACTCGGCGTCTTCCTGGGCGTTCAGGCGGTTGATCTCGTCCGCGACGCGTTCGCTGATGCCGCCCCCTTGCAGGTCCGCCTGACCGGGGTTGCTGGTCTTCACGAGGACGAACACCGCGCCGCCGTTCGCGCGGGCGGTGTCCACGAACGGCGTGAGGGTCTCGAAGCCCAGGAACGGGTTCACGGTCAGCGCCGCGCCCGCGTGCCGACCGGTCAGCCAGCCCTGCGCGTACGCCTGCGCCGTGCTGCCGATGTCGCCACGTTTGGCGTCCAGCAGCACCGGGAGGCCCAGCGTGCGGGCCGCCGCGCACACCTCCTCCAGGATGCGCAGTCCGTCCAGGCCCAGCGCCTCGTAGAACGCCAGCTGCGGCTTCACGCACGCGGCGTACGGCGCGGTCGCCTCCAGCACGTCCAGGGTGTGTTCGCGCAGGTGCGCGGCGTCCCGGTAGGCGTCCAGGCGGGGGTCCAGACCCACGCACAGGCGGGTCTGGAGGGCTCGGGTGCGGTCGGTCACAGCCTGCGCGAAGGTCATCGCGCCCGAGGGTAACACGCGTGCGCCCGGCGCGACCTGCGCCAGTCCATGACCGGGCGGTTGGCCCCCGCCGCGGGACCCGGGGGTGCCCGGCGGGACGCCGCTGCGCTAGAATGCTGCGCGAACGGCCCGGTCCCGCCTGGCCCCACCCGCTTCTCCCAGTCCTGATCACCGACCGGCCGGCGCGCCGCGTTCCCTGAGGTTCCCATGATTCTGACCCTGTTCATCGTGCTGTTCGCCCTCGTCTGCGTGGGCATGATCTTCTTCGTGCTGCTGCAGGTGCCCAAGCAGGCGGGCCTGTCGGCCAGCATGGCCTCCGGCGGCTCGCTGCTCGGCGGGCGCGGCGTGGAGGGCGGTCTGGTGCGGATCACCAGCGTCCTCGGGGGCTTCTTCATGCTGCTGGCCCTGCTGATCAACCTCGTCTCGCGCTGACAGCGGTTGAACGTGGCGTTGAGGGGCGTGCGGTTGGCCCTTCAACGCCACACCATTGGGTGGTGACGGCTTCTCGCTCTGCTCCGCAGCTCTGTGATAAGGACTCCGGTTGAAAGGTTTGCAAAAACTTTCAACCCGAGCGGAGCGAGTAGGAGACAAACGGGTTCCGGGCGTGGAGTTGGCAGATCGGTGATTTTCCGATCTGTTAACGAAACAAACGGAATCCGTATGAGTCCGCTCGTTTCAGGTGCGCTGCGAATCCCTTGGTACACCTGACGACCGCTGTGAGACAGTCGAAGCGAAGAGGGGGGCCGCGCTGCACGGTGCGCGGCCCCCCTCTGTCTGTGACGTTGCGGGCGGGTCAGGTCCAGTCGGCCGGGCGCTCCGCGAGGCCGAAGTGCCACGCGATGGCCTGCGCGATCCGCTGCGCGGCCTGACCGTCCCCGTAGGGGTTGCGGGCGGCGCGCATCGCGGCGAGGGTGGGGTCACTGCCCAGCAGGTCCAGCAGGGTGGCTTCCAGCTGCGCCGGGTCGTTCCCCGCGAGCCGCAGGACGCCCGCCTCGACCCCCTCGGGCCGCTCGGTGACATTGCGCAGTACCGCCACGGGCACGCCCAGCGCCGCGCCTTCCTCCTGCAGGCCGCCACTGTCGGTGGCCAGCAGGCGGGACGCGGCCATCAGGGGCGCCATGTCGCTGTAATCCAGCGGATCGGTCAGTTCGAAGTTCGCCAGGCCCTCCAGTGCCGGGCGCACCGCCTCCTGCACGGCGGGCGACAGGTGCACCGGGTAGATGAAGTGATGGTCCGGGTGCGCCTGCGCCACGCGGGCGAGGGCCTGGGCCATCTCGCGCATCATGGGCTGGTTCTCGCGGCGGTGCATGGTGACCGTCACGAGCGGCTGCCCGGCGTCCACGCGGGCCTGCCACGCGGCGCGCAGCGGGACGCGGCCCGCCACCTCACGCACGGCGTCCACGGCGGTCTGCCCGGTCACGACGATGCCGTCAGGGGCCTTGCCCTCGCGCAGCAGGTTCGCCTTGCTGCCCGGGGTGGGCGCGAAGTCCAGGGTGCTGAGCACGCCGGTCAGGCGGCGGTTGGCTTCCTCGGGGAAGGGTTCACGGAGGCTGCCGCTGCGCAGGCCCGCCTCGACGTGCCCGACCGGGATGCCCTCGTAGAAGGCACTCAGGGCCACGCATAAACTCGTGCTGGTGTCCCCGTGCACGAGAACCATGTCCGCGCCCATCTCGCGCAGGGTCCGCCCGGCCTGCGGCACGATCCGCGCCGTCAGGTCCGCGAGGGTCTGCCGGTCGGTCATGACGTTCAGGTCCCGGTCGGGGGTCAGGCCGAACACGTTCAGCGCCCCGTCGAGCATCTGCCGCTGCTGCCCGGTCGAGAGGATCAGCGCTTTCAGGCCCGCTTGGGCCTCCACGGCCCGGTAGACGGGCGCCATCTTGGTGGCCTCGGGACGGGTCCCGAAGGCGAGCACAATGTTCTTCATTCGTCGTCTCCCTGCCCGGTCTGGGCGAGTTCAAGGTTGCGGGCGCGCACGCGGCGGTACGCGACGAAGATCAGGCACAGCGCGGCGCTCACGATCGTGCCGACAATCGCTTGGAAGCGCAGGCCCTGCAGGCTCATACCGACCGTGCCGCACGCCAGCGCCACCAGCCACAGGATCACGGCGGTGCGCCGCGCGCTGCTGGT is a window of Deinococcus grandis DNA encoding:
- a CDS encoding vWA domain-containing protein, whose product is MPFPMIVPALLSTLLPAPMSASTLLGLSTPPLHLTVAVDMTGSSKNPAFRYADQARLLSQSVLLNQLRSGDTVTLLRICDGVQTVADFRFQSKNGARLPKADILRYTAALTKPCTGRGSAITAGVQQAVKRAAQSKGVGDVTVLFTDGALLDDPKRASLGAAVKGFLGAKDTRLLFVAGLSPEAGAGGVSVRDSFVKALGGSSADKRVLLAGAYDLSNVYPTFAAQVKAARR
- a CDS encoding transglycosylase domain-containing protein, translated to MTRQFRKTVLGWWNRWPRSPFVRRPEPWTLRRALRAAAAGVGLLTLGLLGLGVAGALSTGALGRVWNLRSELLPIEVQDRRGAPLGVIDHCREGNAVNAVPCRESLSVPLTGVSEAFLLAYVAKEDVRFFSHSGVDLGRLPRSVLSGAGGSTITMQLLKNSVLAGHFDYDTDRRGPLLTVARKATEFVLAPLVTWRYGRREVLAMSVNSLPWIGIGQRKGVYDASRAVFGVEPADLSLAQSAFLVGLLPAPGRYLVQEDTPPETATARFRWMRSQQLVTLNILRSHGLVSDGAYAQAVATPVQPRLWRVEYAGAGADLRVVSAARNPDYAQEPEPVWAMQELVRRELRRAGVDPKRVGRVVLTIDAQAQAALTQRVQGEGATGPRAAGVAEGAAVVDVRGGGIVALASSTGGSLSSDPGRQWAASALRPVASTVKPLLYALAFGDGVTQLSAFRDEATGYAGQAILNNSGGFLNRAVTVREANARSLNTVAVQVGTPREKALRRTLDALGYRADAGNTSSVSLGTYRAAPLDVAAAYASFANGGTRCEPHLLAEVYDRAGRPLSLPRPDCAPLWDEVVAYETFDLLTGAVSSNAGHVKFLRPTAWQRLSGRAMPLGAKSGTTDDVNDTWCAAVTPQYAMAVWIGDPDGRQSVPVNLYRDQAACREVGLLRDLPHDRTSVPVPPGITTVGGVAVPLPGLNPRNPSPPAP
- a CDS encoding cysteine desulfurase-like protein yields the protein MTTVAVPSQADLRAQFPQLQSGRAYLDNAAGGLIPNRAIQAVTEHLTRYGATNAMPGHRPGAEILALKVRAREATALFMNAQPEDVALAQSATALTFRLAAAFARLWGEGDEVILSGLEHESNASPWRELERQGVTVRVWHARQPDMTLHPDDLAALLSPRTRLVAVTAASNALGVTSDIPAITAQVRAAGAWSIVDAVHAAPHAFPDVQGWGADFVTFSPYKVWAPHLGAMWLRPELRATLPWPKLEFVPQGDITGIEHGTPQFELLAGWLGTLDYLRDLGGHPELTRAALEAASGRIHELEAPVMARLVGGLLAHDLVTVYGPQGTQGRVGTVAFRVAGETPEQTALRLTAAGVDVAAGHFYAAQPLKDLGLYPQGVVRASIAHYTTLDDIERLLAALG
- the pyrF gene encoding orotidine-5'-phosphate decarboxylase encodes the protein MTFAQAVTDRTRALQTRLCVGLDPRLDAYRDAAHLREHTLDVLEATAPYAACVKPQLAFYEALGLDGLRILEEVCAAARTLGLPVLLDAKRGDIGSTAQAYAQGWLTGRHAGAALTVNPFLGFETLTPFVDTARANGGAVFVLVKTSNPGQADLQGGGISERVADEINRLNAQEDAEYASVGAVVGATHPGDLAAFRARMPRALLLLPGLGAQGATAAQLAPAFDPGGTGALASASRGVQYASDLDIRASVDAARDFRNALNSVLS
- the secG gene encoding preprotein translocase subunit SecG, producing MILTLFIVLFALVCVGMIFFVLLQVPKQAGLSASMASGGSLLGGRGVEGGLVRITSVLGGFFMLLALLINLVSR
- the wecB gene encoding non-hydrolyzing UDP-N-acetylglucosamine 2-epimerase gives rise to the protein MKNIVLAFGTRPEATKMAPVYRAVEAQAGLKALILSTGQQRQMLDGALNVFGLTPDRDLNVMTDRQTLADLTARIVPQAGRTLREMGADMVLVHGDTSTSLCVALSAFYEGIPVGHVEAGLRSGSLREPFPEEANRRLTGVLSTLDFAPTPGSKANLLREGKAPDGIVVTGQTAVDAVREVAGRVPLRAAWQARVDAGQPLVTVTMHRRENQPMMREMAQALARVAQAHPDHHFIYPVHLSPAVQEAVRPALEGLANFELTDPLDYSDMAPLMAASRLLATDSGGLQEEGAALGVPVAVLRNVTERPEGVEAGVLRLAGNDPAQLEATLLDLLGSDPTLAAMRAARNPYGDGQAAQRIAQAIAWHFGLAERPADWT